ACCTGGGTCTCGTAGGCGTAGCCCTCGGGGAAGAGCGGACGCATGGAGCGGTCGACGATGCGGCTGGCCAGCGTCTCCTTCTCCGTGAGGCGCCCCTCGCGCTTGAAGAAGCTGCCGGGGATGCGGCCGGCCGCGTACAGCTTCTCCTGGAACTCCACCGTGAGCGGGAGGAAGTCCACGTCCTTCTTCTCACGCGCGCTCACCGCGGTGACGAGCAGCATGGTGTCGCCATAGCGAACCACCACGGCGCCATCGGCCTGCTTGGCCAGGTGGCCCGTCTCGATGCTCAGCTCGGCTTCGCCAATCTTGACGCTCTTCTTCAGGTGCATAGTCCGTCTTGCCTTGTGACTGTCTGGTGGCCCCCCGAGCCGCGCGCGCCCCGTCCTCGCGAAGCGAAGACCGGGGACCACGCACCTCGCTGTGAGGCCGGTGGGGTGGATACGGTCGCCAGGCCTGGAACCAGGCACAGACAGGCAACCGCGACTGTGTACTGCGGTGGGGCGCCTTCGGAAGCGCCGGAGGGATACGCCGGAGTTTTGATCCCTGCTCGCGCGGGCCCACCCGACTTCGGGGGTCGGCCCGTCCGAACGAAAACCAAAACGTCCGTCTCGTCTCCACCGTCCTTCTTGAGCGCTGACAACAACTCGGGGCGCCGGCTCATGCCAGCGCCCCGGGTTTTTCAAGGCCTACTTGCGGATGCCGAGGCCCTCGATGAGCTTCTTGTAGCGGTTGGCGTCCTTGCTGCGCAGGTAGTCGAGCAGGCGGCGGCGCTGACCGACGAGCTTGAGCAGACCGCGGCGGGAGTGGTGGTCCTTCTTGTGCGTCTTGAAGTGCTCGGTGAGCATGGTGATGCGCTCGGAGAGCAGCGCCACCTGCACCTCGGGAGAGCCCGTGTCGCTCTCGTGGGTGCGGTACTTCGAGACGACCTCTGCCTTGCGGTCCTGATGCAATGCCGACATGTGATTCCTTCGCTTCTCTTCCCGCTCCGGAGTGAGGTACTGCGGTCGCCACGGTCCGCGGAGGGGTACAGACCGGGTCTCCAGCTTCTAATAAACCGGGCGCTTATAAGCGTCGCCCGGATGAGCGGTCAACCTTAAGCGCCCGAGGGACTGCTCGGAGGGGGACGCGACAACAGGAAGAGGTGGAGCCTCCGTCCAGTCGACAGTCCCGTCCCCCCCAGGGCGAGCTCCTCGAGGGCATGGGAGTCCAGGGCCAGGTGCACGTAGGAGCCGCCGGTGGCGGGCCTGTCCCCGGCGAGGTGCTGGCGCAGCCGGGGGTAGAGCGAGAGCAGGGTCTCGAGCACGTCGCCCAGGCCCGCGTTTCCGGGCACGCCGAGGCTCACCTCGCGACGTCCCTCGAAGAGGGGGCGCAGGGGCGGAGGAACCACCACGTTGACGTCGAGCGGCCGGGCCACGCTAGACGAGCACACGCAGGTAGCGCAGCCGGCCGCGGACCACCTCGGCCACCGCGAGCAGCACACCCGAGGGTCCCACCACGCGCACCCGGCCCGGATGCGAGGGGGCCTCGACGGGCACGCCATGGGACACCCGCTCCGCGTCCGCCGCGCTCACCAGCACCGCGGGCAGGTCCACGAGCGCCTCGGACACGGGCAACAGGCGCCGCACCAGGGCCTCGGGCTCGCGAAGCAGCGCGGGCACGTCCGCCAGGGGGAGCGCGTGGGCGAGGGAGAAGGGCCCGCTCGCGGTGCGCCGCAGCGCCTCCAGGTGGGCCCCACAGCCGAGCGCCCGGCCCACGTCATAGGCGAGCGTGCGAACGAAGAAGCCCTTGGAGCAGCGCACGGACAGGTGGAGCTGGGTGGCGTTGAAGTCGCGCAGCACCAGCTCGTACACCGTCACCTGACGGCTGGCGCGCTCCACCTCCTCGCCCGCGCGGGCCAGCTCGTACAGCCGCTTGCCGCCCACCTTCACCGCCGAATACATGGGCGGCACCTGCTCGAAGGTGCCCCGGAAGCGGCCGAGCACGTCCTCGAGCAGCGAGGCGGTGAGCGGCGGCACGGGCGCCTCGGCGACCACCTTGCCCTCGGCGTCCTGGGTGTCCGTCTCCGCGCCCAGACGCACCACGGCGTCATAGGCCTTGTCGCCCTCGGTGATGAAGCCCGCCACCTTGGTGGCTTCCCCCAGACACAGGGGCAGCACCCCGGTCGCCATGGGGTCCAGCGTGCCGGTGTGGCCCACCTTCTTCACCCGGAGCAGACCGCGCACCTGTCGAACCACGTCGAACGACGTGGGGCCCTTGGGCTTGTCGATGACCAGCACGCCGTCCATGCTCAACTACCCACCTTCCTTCTCCTTCACCTCGCGCAGCAGCCGCTCGATGCGGTCACCCCGCTCCAACGACTCGTCGAAGGTGAAGAATACTTCGGGCGACACCCGCATGTTCACCGCCTCGGTGATCTGCCGGCGGATGAAGCCCTTGGCCGCCTCGAGCCCCTTGTGGGTCTCCTTGCGCTCCTGCTCGCTGCCCATCATCGAGTAGTAGATGCGCGCGGTCTTCAGGTCCGGCGACACCTTGACGCCGGTGATGGTGATGTAGCCAATGCGCGGATCCTTCAGCTCGCCCCGGGTGAGCATCCTCCCCATGGCTGCCTGGATCTCCTGGCCCACGCGCTCCGGCCGATTGCTCGTACTCATTTCTTCTCCCACTCCCTCGGATTGCGCAGGCTCCGGGCACGCGCCCGGACCTCGTCCTCGGACAGCGAGCCCCGCCGTTCCGGGGGGATGCTCGGCTGTCCGCCCTCCCGCTTGTTGGGCCGACGCTCCCAGTCCACCATGCCCTCGGCCTCGGCCATGGAACGATCTCCCCGGCCCATGCCGGCGATGAGTTCCTCCAGGTCCGCCTCCGGCCCCGCCTCGTCTTCATCCCCATCGGGGCTCTCCGCCTCCTCGGCCGCCGCGTCCCGTGCGGGGGGCGTGGAGCGCGGGGGGGTGTAGAGCGTGTCGCCAAAGCCCATGATCTCCGTCTGCCGGGAGATGAGCGGAGCGACGTACATTTCCTCGACGAAGTGGATGACCTTCTCCATCTGCTCGTCGACATGGCGGCGGTCGTTGCCCACCACCGCCAGCGCGAGTGTGGCCTTCTGCCACAAATCCTGATCATCCACCTCGGCCACGGCCACGTTGAAGCGAGCCTTCAAGCGATCCGTTACCCGGCGGAGGACCTGTCGTTTGGCCTTGAGGGAGCCACTATCCGGAATCTGGAGGGTCAACCGCGCGACACCCACGAACATGACTCAACGCCCCTCGTCCCGGTGACCGCGCCGTGAAGGGCGGGCCACCGGGAGAAATCCCGGTGGTGGAGAACGGCGACCCCGAGCGGGACTAGCTCAGGCTCGGCCGCGTCTCCTCGATCTCGTAGGCCTCGATGATGTCGCCGGGCTTGAGATCGCTGTAGTTCTCGATGCCGATACCGCACTCGAAGCCCTGGGCGACTTCCTTCACGTCGTCCTTGAAGCGTCGCAGCGAGGCCATCTTCCCCGAGTACATCTGCTTGCTGTCGCGCAGCAGGCGGATGAAGGCGCCACGCTTCATGACGCCATCGAGCACCGCCGCGCCGGCGATGGTGCCCAGCTTCGGCACGTTGAAGGTGTTGCGCACCTCCGCACGGCCCAGCTTGCGCTCGGTGCGGATGGGCTCCAGGAGATCTTCCATGGACTTACGCACACCATCGATGAGCTCGTAGATGATGCCGTAGGTCTCCAGCGTCACTTCCTGGGCCTTGGCGGCGGCCTCGGTGCCGGACTCGGGCTTCACGTTGAAGCCCACCACCATGCCCTTGGAGGCGGCCGCGCGCATCACGTCGCCCTCGGTCATGGCGCCCACACCCGCGTGGATGATCTCCACCCGGACCTTGTGCGTGGACAGCTTCTGCACCGCTTCCTTGACGGCCTCGGCCGAGCCCTGCACGTCCGCCTTGATGACGAGCCGCAGCTCCTTGGGACCACCGCCCGCCTTCGTCTTGGCGAAGAGCTGCTCGAGCGTCTCGCGGGTGCTGGCCTTGCCCAGCTCCGCCTCGCGGCCCTTCATGGCGCGGTGGGTGGCGATCTCCTTGGCGGCCTTCTCGTCCGCCACGGCGTTGAGCGCCTCACCGGCGGTGGGGACACCGGACAGACCGATGACCTCCGCGGAGTAGCCCGGGAGCACTTCCTTCACGGCCTCGCCCCGGCTGTTGTTCATGGCGCGCACGCGGCCGAAGTGGGTGCCGGTGACGACGGCGTCGCCCACCTTGAGCGTGCCCTCCTGCACCAGCACGGTGGCCACGGGACCGCGGCCCTTCTCCAGCTTGGCCTCGATGATGGCGCCCACCGCCGGACGGGACGGGTTGCTCGTGAGCTCGAGCACCTCGGCCTGCAGCGCGATGTTCTCCAGGAGCAGGTCGATGCCCATCTTCTGCTTGGCCGACACGGGGACCATGATGGTCTCGCCGCCCCACTCTTCCGGAGTGAGCTCGTAGTTGGCCAGGTCCTTCTTCACGCGGTCCGGGTTGGCGCCCGGCACGTCCATCTTGTTGATGGCGACGACGATGGGCACCTCGGCGGCCTTGGCCTGCTTGATGGACTCGATCGTCTGGGGCATCACGCCGTCATCGGCGGCCACCACCAGCACCACGATGTCCGTCACGTTGGCGCCGCGGGCGCGCATGGCCGTGAAGGCCTCGTGGCCCGGCGTGTCGAGGAAGGTGATGTCCCCGCGCGACGTCTTCACCGAGTAGGCACCGATGTGCTGGGTGATGCCACCGGCCTCGCCCGCCGCCACGTTGGCGGCGCGGATGGCGTCGAGCAGGCTCGTCTTGCCGTGGTCGACGTGGCCCATGACGGTGACGACCGGCGGACGCGGACGCTCGTCCTCGGGGCGCACCTGGACCTCGGGCAGGAAGTCCTCGACCTCGAAGCCGGCCTTCTCTACGCGCCAGCCGTAGTCGGTGGCGATGAGCTCGGTGGTCTCCGCGTCGATGACCTGGTTGGCCGTGGCCATCTTGCCCAGGCCCATGAGCTTCTTGATGAGCTCGTTGGTGCGCACACCCATGCGCTGGCCCAGGTCGGACACGCTGATGCCCTCCTGGATCTTGATGACCTTCTTCTCCTCGGCCATCTGGGTGATCTGCGTCTTGGCGCCCTTCTTCGTGGGCTTCTTCTTCTTGCCACGGACGGGGATGGTGACGCGGCCCCACACCAGGTCCGTCATCTCCTGCTTGGAGATGCCGCCCTCGGTGCCCGGAGCGCCCTTCTTGCCACGCCCGCCGGCCTTCTCGTTCTCCTTCTTCTTGGAGACGTCGACGAGCTCGCGGCCCCGGCCCAGGTGGTCCGGAACGACCTTGTACTCGCGCTTCTCACCGATGGCGCTCTTGCCCGGCGCCATGGGGTACTGCCGGCCCGCCGAGCC
The nucleotide sequence above comes from Cystobacter fuscus DSM 2262. Encoded proteins:
- a CDS encoding DUF503 domain-containing protein, yielding MFVGVARLTLQIPDSGSLKAKRQVLRRVTDRLKARFNVAVAEVDDQDLWQKATLALAVVGNDRRHVDEQMEKVIHFVEEMYVAPLISRQTEIMGFGDTLYTPPRSTPPARDAAAEEAESPDGDEDEAGPEADLEELIAGMGRGDRSMAEAEGMVDWERRPNKREGGQPSIPPERRGSLSEDEVRARARSLRNPREWEKK
- the rbfA gene encoding 30S ribosome-binding factor RbfA — encoded protein: MSTSNRPERVGQEIQAAMGRMLTRGELKDPRIGYITITGVKVSPDLKTARIYYSMMGSEQERKETHKGLEAAKGFIRRQITEAVNMRVSPEVFFTFDESLERGDRIERLLREVKEKEGG
- the truB gene encoding tRNA pseudouridine(55) synthase TruB is translated as MDGVLVIDKPKGPTSFDVVRQVRGLLRVKKVGHTGTLDPMATGVLPLCLGEATKVAGFITEGDKAYDAVVRLGAETDTQDAEGKVVAEAPVPPLTASLLEDVLGRFRGTFEQVPPMYSAVKVGGKRLYELARAGEEVERASRQVTVYELVLRDFNATQLHLSVRCSKGFFVRTLAYDVGRALGCGAHLEALRRTASGPFSLAHALPLADVPALLREPEALVRRLLPVSEALVDLPAVLVSAADAERVSHGVPVEAPSHPGRVRVVGPSGVLLAVAEVVRGRLRYLRVLV
- the rpsO gene encoding 30S ribosomal protein S15 — encoded protein: MSALHQDRKAEVVSKYRTHESDTGSPEVQVALLSERITMLTEHFKTHKKDHHSRRGLLKLVGQRRRLLDYLRSKDANRYKKLIEGLGIRK
- the infB gene encoding translation initiation factor IF-2 gives rise to the protein MSKKRVHEIAKELKDHGVELDNKEVVTELVALGYDVKSHSSSLEDDQATSAVQRILDKRKPKQAAAPVAAKGFVVRRKAPSNAPSAEQADEAPASAAPTASVDLPREVTEPAATEAAAVVVAPPEPPRAEAPPIAAPVAESPAAPATPAPAVTTPMSAAPEAPAPVAAPPPPPPAAEAPRAEAAAPAPAEAPRAEAPAPAVAATPPTPAAPQPPVAAAEAPRAVEPPRAPTSAPAASRPVSSFKESPHLPTRPPPSAVPPAVRTPSHPSSGPQRSPSSGGPGMSGSGRPGGPGGQGGRPGGPGGQGGRPGGPGGQGGRPGGPGGQGGRPGGPSQYQRGGPSQYQRSGSSSAPVRPSSPGTPVGGQAAPPAGGATASPTHMVGGVPHQQVGQDPRSLRPTATQAVVISRPLIQVRRVTPTTGSAGRQYPMAPGKSAIGEKREYKVVPDHLGRGRELVDVSKKKENEKAGGRGKKGAPGTEGGISKQEMTDLVWGRVTIPVRGKKKKPTKKGAKTQITQMAEEKKVIKIQEGISVSDLGQRMGVRTNELIKKLMGLGKMATANQVIDAETTELIATDYGWRVEKAGFEVEDFLPEVQVRPEDERPRPPVVTVMGHVDHGKTSLLDAIRAANVAAGEAGGITQHIGAYSVKTSRGDITFLDTPGHEAFTAMRARGANVTDIVVLVVAADDGVMPQTIESIKQAKAAEVPIVVAINKMDVPGANPDRVKKDLANYELTPEEWGGETIMVPVSAKQKMGIDLLLENIALQAEVLELTSNPSRPAVGAIIEAKLEKGRGPVATVLVQEGTLKVGDAVVTGTHFGRVRAMNNSRGEAVKEVLPGYSAEVIGLSGVPTAGEALNAVADEKAAKEIATHRAMKGREAELGKASTRETLEQLFAKTKAGGGPKELRLVIKADVQGSAEAVKEAVQKLSTHKVRVEIIHAGVGAMTEGDVMRAAASKGMVVGFNVKPESGTEAAAKAQEVTLETYGIIYELIDGVRKSMEDLLEPIRTERKLGRAEVRNTFNVPKLGTIAGAAVLDGVMKRGAFIRLLRDSKQMYSGKMASLRRFKDDVKEVAQGFECGIGIENYSDLKPGDIIEAYEIEETRPSLS